GGCATTGGCGGCGTGCATAAAGGGGCCGAGGGGACTTTTGATATTTCCGCCGACCTGATGGAACTGGCGCAAACGCCTGTGACTGTGGTGGCCGCCGGGGCCAAGGCCATTCTGGACGTGCCCAAAACCCTTGAAGTGCTTGAGACACAGGGTGTTCCGGTGATCGCCTATGGGCAGGACAGTTTTCCGGCCTTCTGGTCTGCAACCTCTGATTTAAAGGCCCCCTTGCGTCTGGACAGCGCAGAAGACATCGCGCGCGCCCATCAGACCCGCGTGGAGATGGGGCTGCCGGGTGGGCAGTTGGTCGCCAACCCGATCCCATCAGATGCGGAAATCCCCGCCGCCACGCTGGCACCTGTCATCGCGCAAGCCCAACAGGATGCAGAGACCCACAGCATCACCGGTAAAGGTGTCACCCCCTATCTGCTGCAACGCATTTTCGAGCTGACCGAAGGTCGCTCCCTGACCGCCAATATCGCCCTTGTCCGTAACAACGCACGGCTGGCGGCGGCAATTGCTGCACTTTTGGCCACCGGAGAACCCCGTTTGCGCAGCACGAACCGATGAATATTCTGATCCGAAGCTGCGCACCCATTGTCGCAGCGGCAGAAAGCCCCTAACTGACATGGGACCAGCACCGGATCAGAAAACACTATGAACACGCCCTTTGACCTTGAAACCCCACCGAAAAAGCGTGGTTCCATCATTGGATCGCTGCGCGCGTCGTTTCTGACCGGACTTGTGGTGATTGCCCCGGTCGGGCTGACAATCTGGTTAATCTGGTCGGTTGTTGGCTGGATTGACGGGTTCGTCCTGCCTCTGGTGCCGTCCTCCTATCACCCGGATCGCATGTTGCAGGATATGCTGGGGCTGGACCCTTCTGTCCAAATCAACGTGCGCGGCCTTGGCGTGGTGATCTTCCTGATCTTCACCATTGTTGTCGGCTGGCTCGCCAAAGGCTATATCGGTCGCTCGATGATCCGCTTTGCCGAAAGCCTTGTCTTGCGCACACCGGTTGTCCGCACGATCTATTCCGGCATCAAACAAATCTCCGAAACCATTTTTGCCCAATCCGAACGCAGTTTCGAAAAAGCCTGCCTGATCGAATACCCGCGGCGCGGCATCTGGGCGCTTGGGTTCATCTCTACCGACGCAAAGGGCGAGATTTCCAGAAAAACAGGTGAGAAAGACGAACCGATGGTATCGGTCTTTCTGCCAACAACACCCAACCCGACTTCCGGGTTTCTGCTGATCTTTCCAAAATCCGATGTGATCGAACTGGACATGACCGTAGAGGATGCGGCCAAGCTGGTGATTTCTGCCGGGCTGGCCTATCCACCGGACACCGCGTCAGGCACGGACGGAAATGACGTGCTTGAGCTGGCGAACAAGATTGCAGAGGCCGAGGAAACAC
This DNA window, taken from Sulfitobacter pacificus, encodes the following:
- a CDS encoding DUF502 domain-containing protein, with the translated sequence MNTPFDLETPPKKRGSIIGSLRASFLTGLVVIAPVGLTIWLIWSVVGWIDGFVLPLVPSSYHPDRMLQDMLGLDPSVQINVRGLGVVIFLIFTIVVGWLAKGYIGRSMIRFAESLVLRTPVVRTIYSGIKQISETIFAQSERSFEKACLIEYPRRGIWALGFISTDAKGEISRKTGEKDEPMVSVFLPTTPNPTSGFLLIFPKSDVIELDMTVEDAAKLVISAGLAYPPDTASGTDGNDVLELANKIAEAEETRSDS
- a CDS encoding pseudouridine-5'-phosphate glycosidase, whose translation is MTSFPLTFSSEVANARDGGLPIVALESTIITHGMPYPQNLEVARQVEADVRAAGATPATIAVIDGQLHIGLEEKQLIALAQARNVAKLSRADMAVCIATGRTGATTVAATMIAAQLAGIAVFATGGIGGVHKGAEGTFDISADLMELAQTPVTVVAAGAKAILDVPKTLEVLETQGVPVIAYGQDSFPAFWSATSDLKAPLRLDSAEDIARAHQTRVEMGLPGGQLVANPIPSDAEIPAATLAPVIAQAQQDAETHSITGKGVTPYLLQRIFELTEGRSLTANIALVRNNARLAAAIAALLATGEPRLRSTNR